TGTAGAGGTAGAAAGATGATAGAGGTAAGTGCACTTTTTCTCTTTTTAATTGTACAAGGGTGTCACAACCTCTTGTGTTTATTCTTACCCAACCATACAATTCAACCCGGAAAAGGAGTGTGTAGCACTATAAAGTAAGAAAAAGAATCTACAATCATCCATCTCCAATTAGATAATCAGGAAACCAGAATGAAGTTGAGACTCCATGACATGTGAGACACAAGTTCTGTTATCAGAGTAGTTGTCTGATACAACAAACAAATAATAGGAATTTAATTGCTCACCTAAAAGCTATCAATGAATGTTGGACCTAAGAACATTCTTCGGAGCAACAGTAGGTAGCACATGATCCCTAACAGGAaaaaaggaaactaaccatatgcGTGGTCTCCAGCATACCTTCCCTTTCAAAATAAAGGGGTAAACCTCAACTAACACAGTAATGGATCTTCCTCCTGCAGTGCTTTGTAAAGTTTTCTTGTCATTATTCGGGGTAGTTAAGCTCCACGACAACCACCAATAATCAATATACCTGCCTCGTATACATGAACCAACGTTCACAAGGAAAAATCAAGATTATCATAGGGATGTTAATCATGCCTAAGAAAATCTTCCTTTTCTGAACTAGGAAAATAGGAGGAATTGTTGCATTACCAGGCATTTTAGGAATTAGAAATAGTACATTAATCAGTGGGACTGGGAACTATGCCCCCTTCTATGAAAGGTGCTCTCCGGAAGCTACTTGTTTCTGCAGCCAAAGAAGCTGGGCAGGCCTCGTTTGATACCTTTGAAATATGTATCATGGCTAAAAATGTATGATCTGTTAAATATCATAACTCGAACTTCTTCCCTTGCTGCTATAGTGGTTGGTCACCAACTGGTTGACGCACGAATTGCCCTTTAATTCGTGGTCGTTGCTCTGCAAGCTTTTTCCTATTCTGATATCTTACCTGCAAATAAAATTTAGACCATATTCAGTTTAAATGGTGTGAAGTTCTTCAGATTGGCGAAAGTAACATGGTCCAGCCACAAAAACAACACATCGAATTTTCCATAAAAAATTGTGTCTAGTGGCCAAGATAGCAGATAGCCTCTTCATTACCTTTTTCTCAAAACATCGGTCTTTTCTTTTTAACCGGAATTTGGTCAGTGCAGCCTCACGCCTAGAACGATTAGGGTCCAAACCTTTCCCATTAGAGCTGATATATTTATCTTCATTTCCAGTCTCTGGAGCAGTTCCATTGTTGCCAGGCACACTTATTTCCTCAGATGCGCCATTGCTTCCACTGCCTACGGTGATAGAAAAATTACAGTTACCACCTAGGTCGAGCTGTTCACCAGGAAGATGTGCTACTACTCTTGGTCTTGGATATGCTGGTTCAGTATGAGTCCTTTGTGCTTCCGTGCCTTGCGTCAAACGATCTGAATGGTGATTTCCGAGATACTGACGAGAACTCCAATTTAAGATGTTATTTACAGATTGAGTGTTTTTGTGGGAGAATGGGTCAGGAGTTGCACATACGTCCTTCTGACCAAAATGAGGTATAGAATGGTCGGGACAGAAAATTGGTTGCATCATAGTACCAAAGCCAGCAACCGTACTGTGGAAAGGGATCGCTCCAACAGGAATAGGAAATTGTATTACCTCAAGTTGAGGGTGAGCAGAAACTTCCTTACTAGAAGAAATACCTAAACATGCGGTTTCCTTTGAGCGAACGGATCCTGaattttcttcaacttctttgtCACAACCAGATGAGAACTGGCAGTTCATAGGAGTTTCTCTTCCAAGTGATGCAGTTTCAATATGCGACAAAGGAACTCCCCTTCCGTTACCAGCTTTTTCAAGAATGTCATGATGAAGATCACCACCTTCATCAATTTTAGTGGCTGATGAAGATCCAGTTCTTGGACAAGAGAAGTGATTCCTTTGATTTCTGTACCTACAAATTATACAGAAGGTAGTGTTTCTTGAGAAAATTTATCTTAGTTATGCGTCTTCGTATGACAATCTCATATGAGTGAATTATAGAAGTATAGAATATCGAGGGAGCAAATACACGTAAACCACGTTCACCAACTTGCAAACTAAACAATGCTCTTGTTATGCTGATTAAATTTAGGATACAAATGAAGAAAAGAGGGCAGTATATAAACCTTGAAAATGCGGATGCAATGGAGTGATTTAGGACATGCTTTGTCTGGAGGACTTCCTCTTCCTTGTTTAGCTGTGGTCTTCTCAAAGAGAGCTCCAACAAGTCCGAGGAAACAGAATTGTATGCTGTCCTCTTTCTATCAGAAGCTTTTGCAGATGAACACAAGATATCCTCTCGTTGATTACTAGTTTCCAATGCTTCATCACTACAATGTGTAGCAAGTGCTGTGCCAAGAAATTGTATTATCTCTTTCGGAAGTTTGTTGGTTCCATCATTTTGATCTAGATGTTTGGAGTCAGTAACTTCATTCTTTTCGCTTCTCAGAGAATCTGGGCCTTCTCCCCAGTGTAATGATCCATTACAAACAGCAGTCTTCACCCAAACCTTCTCAGTAGAAACGACATCATGGATGGATAAAGTTATCTTAATCTCCTTTTCAACCACGGTCTCTGCGAGAACAAGTTATAGCATATAATTCATGATCCTCCGACCATGTACAAACCAGAAATAAGACCGGCAGAAAGCAAATACCTTTCCCCTTTGCCTTCTCAGGAGTTGATGCTGACACTGTGGCCATAATGAAGTCATGTTTTCCTAATTCAGGGTTAGTTTCCTCGCAACAGATTATGTTTTCAGCTTCTGGAATAGACTTTCCTAGCTTTTGTGCACTTTCAATTTCCATCTCTGATTTCCTACAAGAACTCTGCCCATACACACACAACAAAAACAGTCGAATCTTAAAGTCCATCATTTAATTTTGTAAACAAACAAATTAGTGACATAGTATGCCTGAATACCGCTAAAACAGCATTAGACCGTGAACTATGAAAAAAGTGTTCCGCAACATTAAGTTGGGAAGTGATGGAAAGGAAGATTCAGTCAGTAATAGGACTATGAATGCTGATCACTTGTAGAAAGGAGAGTGCTTCGGGGAAATGATGTGACAAAATATCCACACTTGAACAAATATAATAACCATAATCTGATGCTCACTTGAGTACGGCTTCCTCTATCTGAACTATCGTCAGCCTTGGATCTAATGCCAGCATTTTCACTTCCGTGGTTACTTGCCACTTCATTGTCTGAATCAGTCTCCATTTTTGTTTTATGGGGTTTTCCATTTTCAGATCCATCTCCACTGCTGCCAGACTGCTGAATGTTTTGGACAGTTCAGAATATTAAATATTAGAATGACTTCAGTTAatcaaactttgttgataaaTAAAGTTTAGGGAAGCAACATACACAATACTTTCTCCAAACATGTTGCCACAAATTTCTCAACTCATTTTTCCTAATTGGCTTCACAAGAAAGTCAGCGGCACCCTTCAGCATGCACTTAAACACGATTCCGATGGAATCGTGCGAAGACATCACTAATAGACATCAAAAGGAACTCTATAAGAGAGGTACTAAGTTACCAATACAATAAAAGTGTGTCTTAACAATTCCACATCTTTAACTTACTGATAACGGGGATGCTTTTGCATATGTTATTGTTCATTATCTTAGAAAGTAGACCAATTCCAGAAATTGAAGGCATCACTACTTCTGTTAGAACAAGATCAAAATTGTAGGGTTTCTTCTTTAACAAAGCCCAAGCCTTTAGTCCATCTGCAACTGCAGCAACTATTGAACACGAAACAGGAGATAAGTAAGGGTAAAACAGCACTATAGTTAGGAATAATTTTCACATTTGACTAAACAATCAACAAAGCACCTGAACATATCCTAACTGCCAATTAGCCTCACACACTTCTTGTTTAAGATCTCAATCTTTCAATTACTTGTGGTACCTCTTGCAGTTATGTAGAGTCCAAATTGTAAGGTTGGGCATTAAACTAAAGGCTAAAGCACATACAAGGCCATGAAATAGTTCTATTGAAATCCTGGGCATCATTCCTCACTACCAGATCTTTAATCTACACCTTGTAAATGGTTTTATGGTCCTCCACCAAATTAAAAACTCAAACTATGAAGTGTAGGTCCTATGGCTCACACATCTGGTTGTTTTTAGGATCTCAGTCCCTCATTTGCCTTATGTTACCTCTAGACACTAACTAACCTAAGACCTATACTACCACTGGAACCAAAATTTTGGCCTATACTTTCCTAATGAATGCTCTTATTCGTACATGTACTTGAAGCATTCAGTTTACAGACCAACACTAAGAAATTCAATTTTTTCAATTTGACACAATCTTTTTACTAAAATCATATATGAACTCACGATCCACGATATTTAGCAAAGCATAAATTTCCAGAGTCAAAATCAAGAAACGAAGAGGATTAACATACCTTGGTAGTTACATTTCCTGAGAAGAGCAGTAACAATATGGCGTGTTGAATCATCATTCTCGACAAGTAAAACCCTAAGAAATCTCCGAGGCAGAAACTTTTCCCAACGAATCACTTGTTCTTCAACTACAACTACTAATTCTCTGCTGTTGCTTAATTCTTCCTCATTTAAGTTGAGATTAACTACAGCTAAACCTTGATCAATTTGCTTCGATGATGTTGATGATCCTTTTCCTGCTGCGATTATCCTTGGCTCCATTATTGTACGGACAATGGAGAAAAGCAGAGAAGGGAAATTACAGAGAGAAAGAATGGAGGGAAGAAGTGCCGCGACTGATAATTCTGTGGCCAATGGAAGTTGGGAAATATCTTTGATATGGACACGTCAGATAGAAAGTAAGTGAAGATCAGATCAGAAAAATATCAAGGAGATACTACCAGTTTGATATTTATTTCGATTTCTCTTGGCCTTTCCTTTTATATTTTCGGTTTTTTATTGGTGTCTGCTGGTTTTTTTGGTTTCCATGGCTTTTCCACTGCCCACTTGTCTGTTTCGCTAGATATTTTTCAGTTCCCTTTTTATTTCCacctttctttttcattttcttctataGGGTTTTTTGCCTTTGGCATTTTGCCCTATGTCACTTTCCATTTCCCATTTAAATATTATCACAAGTGAGGCAATGGTTCTTTCTTTACAACTTAGTGTGAAGCTAGGCAATGATTATAGTTAAGCAAATCATCAAATTTGCTTATTATCACCCTCTAAGCAAACTCGATAAGTAAAGAATAGTCTAAGTTTGTGTTGATGGTAGCCTTAGCCTGGTGGCTCGCCTTACATAACCACTACCGGATCTGGCCTAATTTTGATTGATGATGCAGGAGGAGCATAGTGCATCCCGGGAGTGGCTGAAAGCGAAGAATATAGAGAGGCTATTACAGCTTGGGTGCAATAAAATGGGCGAAAAGAACAACATTCAAAAGTTGCATTTGGAGGGAGATTGTCTAAATGGCAATCTAGGATCTCTTAGATGAATTAATAACCCAATTATTATGGATTGGAAGGAACTGTTAGGAAGTTTTAGTAGTCGGGTCTGTGTTCATGTTTCAAGAGACACAAATGAAGTAGCACATTGTTTGGTTAAAGAAGCTAGGATtagaagtatttctttgttttggAAAAGTGATTCTCTTGTACAGTTGAAAACTCTTTTAGAGAGAAACTGGTAAAGACCAAAGAATTTTTATCAAAATGTCCTTTTGGGGAGTAGTTTTCCTTAATGCATAAGATGCGTTAACAATCCcagacactttttgattaaactcatcaaacgattCTTCATCAGACATGCAAATATTCTCCCAGTCAGAATTTAagatttgaagcctagcttctttctctgtggTATCTCATTCGAATACGGTatctaagatatctcaagcatctttagacctagcgCACGAAGTCACAAGgtgttgaagatcttggcttatggACTGAATAATAGTatttaacccgtcagaattatgctttgcagtacCTATCTCGGTTTTGCTATATTGTGTTAATTCTTTCCCAACAGTGTTTCTGTCTCTAACAACTGTCGGGGGATTGTATCCTATAACCACAAGTTTCTATGtctcaaaatcacagacttgaagaaaggaacgcataaatttttttccaccataagtaatttgtacCATCAAAGGCTGGCGGTACTTTTATCGAGATTACACTCATGTCCATttagtcagattgcttcaaacacagacttattaggtattAAACgggtttacctgctctgataccaattaaaaacacGGGATACCAAAatgcaccaccaaatttttcttaggcaacctatatggactaaactcgaatacaatgcctagagttcaacttaatgaatctcaatcaaggaattatatgaagagcttatatctctttctcttacaATTAGAATGTTTATAGAACCAAGTCCATGAACCTAattatgtgtgagagtacttggatgattaaaaagatcaatatctaagaatcaatcaagtcgtatccaaaaaacaatgatggatatatctacttagattgatttATGTATAACATGTGATAttataattataaagataaatagtataatgcggaaaagaaataacacagacaccagaaattttgtcaacgaggagaccgcaaatgcagaaaaacatcgggacctagtccaaacttgaacaccatactgtattaagccgctacagactctagcctactacaagttaacttcagactgaaataTAGATGATCCCTAATCAAgtttcacaccgattaaggtacatccgcgttccttacgcctcttgaatctagcaagactctgcgcacttgatttcgctagctgacgtcctttacagcttagaagttgctacgacccaaagtcgaagactaataaataaatttttctcccacatataagtctattttatttgttgttttcgtcttaagataaagatcaaggtgaacaggaaactcaattaataatccggtcttatactcccgaagaacagcctagaacaTTAGTCACATCATAATAACCTACTGATTAACAAAAGAAATTAtttcggaatcacaagagtctgagacgaagaaactgttgtgattacttcttatatcttacctatcggagataaaactcgagataatcttagagaagattaaactcaatacgatagaaaaagtaatatcaggatacgcaactacaaagaaaatagttggacctggcttcacgaatcctaagcaaagtttttaagtcgttaaacctagtaatggttttcagaagaaccggaaacctaggttaatggagaatcgactcttgtttgcaactaggacacacgaaatcgtctggattaggtttcccagatgttagagcttctccttatatagtctttcaaatcaggattgcttacaatcaaagctaagatagtttattaacaaagaaattaatattcatcattagatgaactcctgatttaagattcaagctaagattGCTTAGAAAACAAGaatcaatctccatcgttagatggtttaGCTTGATATACGTAatatgaaatatacctatatttagatatggatgcaccatacctaaatgtgtataacaagttgactcaataacagttaaccgaagttatccatatgaacacttttagcttagttgtattcatctaacacttctagaccaaATTTAATAATCagtcaatcatgatagataatcaaatgtatctaaatgtgttttaagagagttgttcaaatgtttctatctcatagaaatattcatgaagtatttgaaacatattcggctTGGTTTGTAAGTATACatagtacttatacaagaacaaattcatgaacataatacgGTTTGGAAACCTAGTTCGCATACCAAAGCATTAAGAATCCAGGGACTTTAATTCagaaacgaacctgagttcatgagtatagaATTAACATATATAGTGTATGAACAAGTTGTCGTACttgccgattttagaacctacCCACTGATTTCGCAAACTAAGTTCGCGAACTACCGTTCCGAACCTTGCCTAGTTTTTTCGTCcgcaaaccacagttccggacccaTCACAGATAAACTCGTCCGCAAACATTCGTAAACAAGAGTTCTGAACCCGAACTAGTacttcacagttcgcatacaAAGCACCCATATTGTGTTGTGTCCAtacattggtagtagttctaaaactctcgttaatcaatttgaaacatccttataagacgacaatggtaatcttacacataccactagcttcaagtaattttcaaatgattatttgttcaatacgaaacatcccgagttaacatcaaatgattgtcttacacggatcatgtaagatgttcaaggtaattttcacatgatcagtcttgacttaatatttagtttccaacaaatgaattgtttacaactaaagttgtcaagtagatgatgaagcattctaagctttaaactcatatttcgagaattatataaacgagataaactctactcgaaatttcaaatgtgtgtAACAcagagtctatatagctatacgacttagtctcattagaagataaaattgaatagacttttgagtgataaataagttttagactctgatgagcacgaaagtgcgacacattttcacccatacatacattagctgggactcattttattactaataaacttgtttgtaggtatttttaggaaataaacatttttggaagaatcggcttgaaaaactgctaaaggcaccccgaaggacatttgctaagcggactccAAGTTTGGATAAAGGGCACTCATGGCTATGTACAGcccaaattcattctcagcacccatggctatgtacagcccaaattcattctcagcacccaccTGCTAAGggaacccctactctggataggggcaccccctttcttcttcacaagCAATAGAAAAATGGCAGGAAATTATCAGTTCAAATTTCTATTTCAGCGTAACTTTTGGCAGAGAATTTAGAGGGGATTTATTGAGATTTAGTGACCGGAGTTGATTGATAATACCTTGTTTCGttaaaacagggatggtaatccgattggttttgaagaaaaaggatgGTTACATTCAAACAGGGTCGTATATTTACTTGAGATATTATTGGGTttctgtggaatattttagaagAAATTTGGTCAGAGATTTGGTTGGAATTAGATTGGTATTGATTCTGTGCATCAAAACAGGGGTGGTAAATGCTTTTGTTTCGTAAAAGGAAGGTCATATTTTCGGTTTGAAGAAGACAGAGGTGAAAATATTTTGGAGATTCTGTTGGTGTTAATTTTGTAAGATACGTAATAACTGGAAAATATATTGTCTTGGGATTTCATTCTGCATTGACTGGGAGAGAGGAcacgtaaataaataaaaaaggaagCAGTTGGTAAAACAAGGAAGTATGGAGTTATTCACGGGATTGCATAGGATTTAGACGTGTAATGGGTGGTTTGGATTGTGATAAGCTGCAACAGGAACGTGTAGAAGATAAATATCGAGACTTTGTAGCAACATGAGCGCGTGAGAAATAAATGAATGGAAATAAAATCTCGTAACATGCAATGAAGTAAATTGAGAATATATGGAGTCATTACAAGGTTTATgtcgacctgttgagtataaatagtgtGCTTGGGAGCAGAGAAGggatatcgagagtttggggagaagaATAGAGAGTTGCAAAGCAACTTATATGCTtccgcagagaagaagaagaacgtttGACGCCTACTGgatgtcgcagagaactgtcgtttataaacagtactcgtaacagtcagtttggcacgctcattttgaatttgcaacaaatCTTGTAACGATGACTTCTGTAATGCATATACAACGTttcagattcattgtattattaggtttcttcaataaaaacaccatttgagctacgaattatatttttgagtgtgttcatatcatgagaagctaaaccccgacactgggtcgatggaggaagacgaatttcatacatgggtgaatttattttattctctatttgacttttgcactaattaaaatttaattatgattttgattaattagttatcattttatttgatgggtcatgcttgcttacaTGTTTGATGCCccgtgcttacgatttataactaatattttgagaatctaccttggcaaaatcagagttgatgttgttttatttgttgagcgataattgttgagaataaataattgagccttatgatatgaattcggtggaatcctagacccagtaactctccctttgttattaaatctttaaatctaatcttcacaagtcttagagttcgaatccttttTACAATAACGATAATTAAAAATATCACcagactccacataccttttgtcgtcgaagttcctccaaggtCTTCAatggatcttcttcttcttcaattagtgaagttcgtgaagtctaatgctcaactacgcacttctatcctaattcgggacatagttataagtagactagaaaacaagatatagttttgatcaactaaacttgacaaacaagcttgagatagcaacgccttgcgagttcgaccgagccgcGCTCTAATAGTTAATATATAAATCAACCTCTGGGACCCATGTATATACTGGCTGAGTTGATCTAAAATTAGGATCATTAACCGTTGGGACCTTTGTAAATACCAACTGAGTTTATATTAGAGTTCGGGCCAGTATCTCAATCGATTAAGATTCACAGGATTTATCTTGGCGTTGACGATTAAACAAATATTCTGgcaaacaccgttcaccttaatcAACATCAAAGAAGTCGAATTCGTTCCTCGGACCTACTCGGTTGGGGAGATTGGAGCGAGGAGCAACAAGTTCGGACTTAGAAATTGCCAAAACTAGGTCTGATACTCGGGACGTATTTATTAAAGACTTATATTTTGCTTCTCATAAGTCATGATTTgcacctaattaaaattaaaatcttaACACTATCGTGTAATTAAGTGTGTATTATTGTTATATTGAGTGTATTTTTCTTGTATTTAGAGGTTTTTCTATTTGATAACTCTTATTCGAGGGGTTACAAAAAATTTCTTTTCGGATTTTAATGTATGTAATGCCAACTCGGAAAAACCGTTAACTCATTTTGCTCAAAAATTGTTCCAAATTGGCAAAATCGTCCGTCTTAATCGCTAAATATCGGAAATGGTTTGGAATCGGAAATCGCCTCGGTCATATAGCCTGTAGCGATTACTCGACGAGTAATCGTCTTTGGAGAGCAATTTTGATTACACTGGTCACCATAATAACCCATATATTTCTATatacatcttcttaatctattcacgTGATTTTTTTGATTCCGGATATTGACGTTCATAGTGCGACTATATGAGCATagatttgtcacttatatatgaattttagtacggTTGAGTGCAAACCcgtgtacaccaattggattCAAAATCAGGATACTTCCTCCTATATTCAATGATAGTACACCAACTGAGGACATTGTTtagttttttccctttttttttggaaaataaacaaatttcaatatatttaaatcaaaatagtgattacatgttcgcttacaagaataTACAAAAACATCAAGAAACAAGATAATCAagaccctaatacaaataagggCATCAATTACAAGTGGATCGCGAAGAGAAAAAACAGTAAACTGCAAAGATATCCAAAAAGAAAATGTATATGAGAGATGATGGTATATCCAGAAATAAATTTCGACCATTTAATATGATTGTATTCTTTTTCGACGAGAGATGATCCTAAAACAAAGGAGTACTTTGCCCTTAAACTTATCGATTCGCACAAACATGGATGCTGATTCAAAACGAGTCGTCATGAatcgttgatgtttttgaatcgatAATACCAAGCCATGAACCAGCCATTAAAATTTGAATAACTCTCCccacaacgacgaagaaaaatATCCCAAAAAcggcgaagaaatatgtcaaaataCACAATAAAACGATGTAACAACATCTTATTCAATTACCTACTACCAAAAACTTTAAAAGAGAAAGAATCCTtactcagatctggtccaaaaggatcaaatctgagcaagacggctctaagttttttttttttttaatggaagAGAGAAAGGGAGAAGAGAGTAAAGAGGTTTacggtc
This portion of the Papaver somniferum cultivar HN1 chromosome 11, ASM357369v1, whole genome shotgun sequence genome encodes:
- the LOC113321011 gene encoding two-component response regulator-like PRR95 isoform X1 → MEPRIIAAGKGSSTSSKQIDQGLAVVNLNLNEEELSNSRELVVVVEEQVIRWEKFLPRRFLRVLLVENDDSTRHIVTALLRKCNYQVAAVADGLKAWALLKKKPYNFDLVLTEVVMPSISGIGLLSKIMNNNICKSIPVIMMSSHDSIGIVFKCMLKGAADFLVKPIRKNELRNLWQHVWRKYCQSGSSGDGSENGKPHKTKMETDSDNEVASNHGSENAGIRSKADDSSDRGSRTQSSCRKSEMEIESAQKLGKSIPEAENIICCEETNPELGKHDFIMATVSASTPEKAKGKETVVEKEIKITLSIHDVVSTEKVWVKTAVCNGSLHWGEGPDSLRSEKNEVTDSKHLDQNDGTNKLPKEIIQFLGTALATHCSDEALETSNQREDILCSSAKASDRKRTAYNSVSSDLLELSLRRPQLNKEEEVLQTKHVLNHSIASAFSRYRNQRNHFSCPRTGSSSATKIDEGGDLHHDILEKAGNGRGVPLSHIETASLGRETPMNCQFSSGCDKEVEENSGSVRSKETACLGISSSKEVSAHPQLEVIQFPIPVGAIPFHSTVAGFGTMMQPIFCPDHSIPHFGQKDVCATPDPFSHKNTQSVNNILNWSSRQYLGNHHSDRLTQGTEAQRTHTEPAYPRPRVVAHLPGEQLDLGGNCNFSITVGSGSNGASEEISVPGNNGTAPETGNEDKYISSNGKGLDPNRSRREAALTKFRLKRKDRCFEKKVRYQNRKKLAEQRPRIKGQFVRQPVGDQPL
- the LOC113321011 gene encoding two-component response regulator-like PRR95 isoform X2, with translation MEPRIIAAGKGSSTSSKQIDQGLAVVNLNLNEEELSNSRELVVVVEEQVIRWEKFLPRRFLRVLLVENDDSTRHIVTALLRKCNYQVAAVADGLKAWALLKKKPYNFDLVLTEVVMPSISGIGLLSKIMNNNICKSIPVIMMSSHDSIGIVFKCMLKGAADFLVKPIRKNELRNLWQHVWRKYCSGSSGDGSENGKPHKTKMETDSDNEVASNHGSENAGIRSKADDSSDRGSRTQSSCRKSEMEIESAQKLGKSIPEAENIICCEETNPELGKHDFIMATVSASTPEKAKGKETVVEKEIKITLSIHDVVSTEKVWVKTAVCNGSLHWGEGPDSLRSEKNEVTDSKHLDQNDGTNKLPKEIIQFLGTALATHCSDEALETSNQREDILCSSAKASDRKRTAYNSVSSDLLELSLRRPQLNKEEEVLQTKHVLNHSIASAFSRYRNQRNHFSCPRTGSSSATKIDEGGDLHHDILEKAGNGRGVPLSHIETASLGRETPMNCQFSSGCDKEVEENSGSVRSKETACLGISSSKEVSAHPQLEVIQFPIPVGAIPFHSTVAGFGTMMQPIFCPDHSIPHFGQKDVCATPDPFSHKNTQSVNNILNWSSRQYLGNHHSDRLTQGTEAQRTHTEPAYPRPRVVAHLPGEQLDLGGNCNFSITVGSGSNGASEEISVPGNNGTAPETGNEDKYISSNGKGLDPNRSRREAALTKFRLKRKDRCFEKKVRYQNRKKLAEQRPRIKGQFVRQPVGDQPL